Proteins encoded together in one Salarchaeum sp. JOR-1 window:
- the gcvH gene encoding glycine cleavage system protein GcvH, giving the protein MSFDVPSDLYYLESHEWYDPDTGRVGISDFAQDELGDVVFVELPDEGDDLEQDDQFGIVESIKAVSDLYSPVSGEVSDTNTDLEDAPELVNDEPFGDGWMLEVDGVDESDLDDLLTAEEYRDQIE; this is encoded by the coding sequence ATGAGCTTCGACGTACCCAGCGACCTGTACTACCTCGAATCGCACGAATGGTACGACCCCGACACCGGACGGGTGGGAATCAGCGACTTCGCGCAGGACGAACTCGGCGACGTGGTGTTCGTCGAACTCCCCGACGAGGGCGACGACCTCGAACAGGACGACCAGTTCGGCATCGTGGAGTCCATCAAGGCCGTCAGCGACCTCTACAGCCCCGTCTCCGGCGAGGTTTCGGACACGAACACGGACCTCGAAGACGCGCCCGAACTCGTGAACGACGAACCCTTTGGCGACGGCTGGATGCTCGAAGTCGACGGCGTCGACGAGAGCGACCTCGACGACCTCCTCACCGCCGAGGAGTACCGCGACCAAATCGAGTGA
- a CDS encoding DUF2150 family protein, with protein MSENEEEYYADERWQNWLDRLRDEDLDPEEEDSARLLLNLQDDVAIAVAKIVTDHQDGDLDAEETLDELAKIRETVLAEPDIADEDTLMLVDGVQTSLVAVFYSAEQYVADGVADEASVEEYVQAAAGAEDEEDFDRALGLAACAGTRIIDGDDLPMELADDLEYGLVVEWVNGLDSLQSALAQPEVVEEDE; from the coding sequence ATGAGTGAGAACGAAGAAGAGTACTACGCGGACGAACGCTGGCAGAACTGGCTCGACCGGCTTCGGGACGAAGACCTCGACCCCGAGGAAGAGGACTCCGCCCGCCTCCTCCTGAACCTCCAGGACGACGTGGCCATCGCCGTCGCGAAAATCGTCACCGACCACCAGGACGGCGACCTGGACGCGGAGGAGACGCTGGACGAACTCGCGAAGATTCGGGAGACCGTGCTCGCGGAACCCGACATCGCGGACGAGGACACGCTGATGCTCGTGGACGGCGTGCAGACGAGCCTCGTCGCCGTGTTCTACTCCGCCGAGCAGTACGTCGCGGACGGCGTCGCGGACGAAGCGAGCGTCGAGGAGTACGTGCAGGCCGCCGCGGGCGCGGAGGACGAAGAGGACTTCGACCGCGCGCTCGGCCTCGCCGCCTGCGCCGGCACCCGCATCATCGACGGCGACGACCTCCCGATGGAGCTCGCGGACGACCTCGAATACGGACTGGTCGTCGAGTGGGTGAACGGCCTGGACAGCCTCCAGAGCGCGCTCGCACAGCCCGAAGTCGTCGAAGAAGACGAGTAA
- the gcvT gene encoding glycine cleavage system aminomethyltransferase GcvT, which translates to MSLRTPPLRDVHDAAGATFTDFGGWEMPVEFDSIREEHTAVREDAGVFDVSHMGQIEVSGPDAEQLMQRLTTNDVSALDPGDAHYSSIVTAEGSLLDDTVVYDRPDRDGFLFVPNAGHDEQMADRWTAHRDDWGLDATVENRTTAYGMVAVQGPNAPDLVADASAGAVLDLSMFETTRTEVAGVSCLVSRSGYTGEDGFELVYDNEHAETVWNAFDCQPCGLGARDTLRMEAGLLLSGQDFNAESNPRTPYEAGIGWTVKLDTEFVGRDALERAKEEGVEEKFRGVVLRERGVPRHGYDVTDGDGRVIGELTSGTMSPTLDEPIGLGYVSTDFEPGDRVGVVIRGDEKKAELRTPRFLD; encoded by the coding sequence ATGTCACTGCGGACTCCACCGCTCCGCGACGTCCACGACGCCGCCGGCGCGACGTTCACCGACTTCGGCGGCTGGGAGATGCCCGTCGAGTTCGACTCCATCCGCGAGGAACACACGGCCGTCCGCGAGGACGCCGGCGTCTTCGACGTCTCTCACATGGGCCAAATCGAAGTCTCCGGCCCGGACGCCGAACAGTTGATGCAGCGCCTCACCACGAACGACGTGAGCGCGCTCGACCCCGGCGACGCCCACTACTCCAGCATCGTCACCGCCGAGGGATCCCTCCTCGACGACACCGTCGTCTACGACCGCCCCGACCGCGACGGCTTCCTCTTCGTGCCGAACGCCGGCCACGACGAACAGATGGCCGACCGCTGGACGGCCCACCGGGACGACTGGGGGCTGGACGCGACCGTCGAGAACCGCACCACGGCGTACGGGATGGTCGCCGTGCAGGGGCCGAACGCGCCCGACCTCGTCGCGGACGCGAGCGCCGGGGCCGTGCTCGACCTCTCGATGTTCGAGACCACGCGCACCGAGGTCGCCGGGGTCTCCTGCCTCGTCTCCCGGTCGGGGTACACGGGCGAGGACGGCTTCGAACTCGTCTACGACAACGAGCACGCCGAAACCGTCTGGAACGCGTTCGACTGCCAGCCCTGCGGTCTCGGCGCGCGCGACACCCTCCGCATGGAGGCGGGCCTCCTGCTCTCCGGGCAGGACTTCAATGCCGAGTCGAACCCCCGGACGCCCTACGAGGCCGGCATCGGCTGGACGGTCAAGCTCGACACGGAGTTCGTCGGACGGGACGCGCTCGAACGCGCGAAGGAGGAAGGCGTCGAGGAGAAGTTCCGCGGCGTCGTCCTGCGCGAGCGCGGCGTCCCCCGACACGGCTACGACGTGACCGACGGCGACGGCCGCGTCATCGGCGAACTCACGAGCGGCACGATGAGTCCGACGCTCGACGAACCCATCGGACTGGGCTACGTCTCCACCGACTTCGAGCCCGGCGACCGGGTCGGCGTCGTGATTCGCGGCGACGAGAAGAAGGCAGAACTTAGGACACCCCGCTTCCTCGACTGA
- a CDS encoding NYN domain-containing protein, protein MGLRDLVDGGRRVGLFVDGPNVLREEFDVDLDDVREAAADAGTLAVTRLYLDQHATPGLIQAGEARGYDVRVTSGDVDVKLAVDATELAVTGDIDVLAIASRDIDFKPVLEKAARGGVDTLAVTPGEHGSSDALRNAATDAVLLEE, encoded by the coding sequence ATGGGACTGCGCGACCTCGTTGACGGCGGGCGGCGGGTGGGCCTGTTCGTGGACGGGCCGAACGTGTTGCGCGAGGAGTTCGACGTGGACTTAGACGACGTGCGGGAGGCCGCCGCGGACGCGGGGACGCTCGCGGTCACTCGTCTCTACCTCGACCAGCACGCGACGCCGGGATTGATTCAGGCGGGCGAGGCACGGGGGTACGACGTGCGGGTGACGAGCGGGGACGTGGACGTGAAGCTCGCGGTGGACGCGACCGAGCTCGCGGTGACGGGCGATATCGACGTGCTCGCAATCGCGTCCCGCGACATCGACTTCAAGCCCGTGCTCGAGAAAGCGGCGCGCGGGGGCGTGGACACGCTCGCGGTCACGCCGGGCGAACACGGAAGTTCGGACGCGCTGCGGAACGCGGCGACGGACGCGGTACTGCTCGAAGAGTAG
- a CDS encoding TatD family hydrolase, with protein sequence MRDLGTPVLDDHMHLDPEHARGIEAVTDFARSGGTHLLVVNKPSWHLGPLPESREDFEHVFETTIEIVERATEELRGRAWPVLGVHPGLVSQLVEDGHSPADAGDLMRAGLEVAAEYAASSDAVALKSGRPHYDVSEDVWAASNDVMRHAFALAADRDLAVQLHTEATEDLTAVGEWAEAEGLGAERVVKHYAAGELAGVTPSVMSEKDRLERAAERGAPFLMETDFVDDPERPGMVMGPKTVPRRVNWLLEHGFEDAVRNAHVETPRAVYGIDTQASLA encoded by the coding sequence ATGCGCGACCTCGGCACGCCGGTTCTCGACGACCACATGCACCTCGACCCCGAGCACGCGCGGGGCATCGAGGCGGTGACGGACTTCGCGCGGAGCGGCGGCACCCACTTGCTCGTGGTGAACAAGCCCTCGTGGCACCTCGGCCCCCTCCCTGAGTCGCGGGAGGACTTCGAGCACGTGTTCGAGACGACCATCGAAATCGTGGAGCGGGCGACCGAAGAACTCCGGGGGCGGGCGTGGCCCGTGCTCGGCGTCCACCCCGGTCTGGTGTCGCAGTTGGTCGAGGACGGCCACAGTCCCGCGGACGCGGGCGACCTGATGCGGGCGGGACTGGAGGTTGCCGCGGAGTACGCCGCGTCGAGCGACGCGGTGGCGTTGAAGTCGGGGCGGCCGCACTACGACGTGTCCGAGGACGTGTGGGCGGCGTCGAACGACGTGATGCGGCACGCGTTCGCGCTCGCGGCCGACCGCGACCTCGCGGTGCAACTCCACACCGAGGCGACCGAAGACCTGACCGCGGTCGGGGAGTGGGCGGAAGCGGAGGGATTGGGGGCAGAGCGCGTGGTGAAGCACTACGCGGCGGGCGAACTCGCGGGCGTGACGCCGAGCGTGATGAGCGAGAAGGATCGACTGGAGCGCGCCGCAGAGCGCGGCGCGCCGTTCCTGATGGAGACTGATTTCGTGGACGACCCCGAGCGCCCGGGGATGGTGATGGGGCCGAAGACCGTTCCCCGTCGGGTGAACTGGCTACTCGAACACGGGTTCGAGGACGCCGTCAGGAACGCGCACGTGGAGACGCCGCGAGCGGTCTACGGTATCGACACCCAGGCCTCCCTGGCCTAA
- a CDS encoding sodium:proton antiporter, producing MATGIEAQLLDLVGIFIIAAAVGVFVAKVGRFPYTIALLLAGLAASVLGVHPGIPISHDLILFVLLPPLLFEGAVNTELERFRENLLPILALAGVGLVVSIAVLGYVGTTAFDFPLLVALLFAAMILPTDPVSVLALFKELGAPDRLSVLVEGESLINDGLGVVLFMTLLELVQESQQTGFTASDLLTPGRLGSVALEILVVSGGGLVVGLVAGYAVYRVMYNLDEHMTETVLAIVLAYGSFLVAEHYLGVSGVIAVVVAGLFVGDRAAENAMSPQTKITVFNTLETGAFLANTFIFLMIGITTPIDVLVEHAALIALAIPLVLLARALAVYPICAALNRLVDRDIPFAYQHVLVWGGLHASIPVALVLGLPAGTPYREELRALVFGVAAFSLVVQGLTMGRVLDRLGVVTRTDAQRLYELLTGRKRAVEDALDAAESLRRRGELPASVYRDFSDEYEAEEAALEDAIDELLQTNPEIRREQQLTGERRILKQEKSAVMDVMREGIVSDDVGEQLLEEVNLKLNRVRDGETTVGSDEEGFEEFWRERADDLGLDVPDRGED from the coding sequence ATGGCGACCGGAATCGAAGCCCAGTTGCTCGACCTCGTCGGCATCTTCATCATCGCCGCCGCGGTCGGCGTGTTCGTCGCGAAGGTCGGACGGTTCCCGTACACCATCGCGCTCCTGCTCGCGGGTCTCGCCGCGTCCGTCCTCGGCGTGCATCCCGGCATCCCCATCAGTCACGACCTCATCCTGTTCGTCCTCCTCCCACCCCTCCTCTTCGAGGGCGCGGTGAACACGGAGCTCGAACGCTTCCGAGAGAACCTCCTCCCGATTCTCGCGCTCGCGGGCGTCGGCCTCGTCGTCTCCATCGCCGTCCTCGGGTACGTCGGAACGACCGCCTTCGACTTCCCGCTCCTCGTCGCGCTGCTGTTCGCGGCGATGATCCTCCCCACGGATCCCGTGAGCGTGCTCGCGCTCTTCAAGGAGCTCGGCGCGCCCGACCGCCTCAGCGTGCTCGTCGAGGGCGAGAGCCTCATCAACGACGGCCTCGGCGTCGTCCTCTTCATGACTCTCCTCGAGCTCGTGCAGGAGTCCCAGCAGACGGGCTTCACCGCGAGCGACCTCCTCACGCCCGGCCGCCTCGGGTCGGTCGCGCTCGAAATCCTCGTCGTGAGCGGCGGCGGCCTCGTCGTCGGCCTCGTCGCGGGCTACGCCGTCTACCGCGTGATGTACAACCTCGACGAGCACATGACCGAGACCGTGCTCGCAATCGTCCTCGCGTACGGGAGCTTCCTCGTCGCCGAACACTACCTCGGCGTCTCCGGCGTCATCGCCGTCGTCGTCGCCGGTCTCTTCGTCGGCGACCGCGCCGCCGAGAACGCGATGAGTCCCCAGACGAAGATAACGGTGTTCAACACTCTGGAGACGGGTGCGTTCCTCGCGAACACCTTCATCTTCCTCATGATCGGCATCACGACCCCCATCGACGTGCTCGTCGAACACGCCGCGCTCATCGCGCTCGCCATCCCGCTCGTCCTGCTCGCGCGCGCACTCGCCGTCTACCCCATCTGCGCCGCGCTCAACCGCCTCGTCGACCGCGACATCCCGTTCGCCTACCAGCACGTGCTCGTCTGGGGCGGCCTCCACGCGTCCATCCCCGTCGCGCTCGTCCTCGGGCTCCCCGCCGGCACGCCCTACCGCGAGGAACTCCGCGCGCTCGTGTTCGGCGTCGCCGCTTTCAGCCTCGTCGTCCAGGGGCTCACGATGGGGCGCGTGCTCGACCGCCTCGGCGTCGTCACCCGAACGGACGCCCAGCGGCTCTACGAGCTCCTCACCGGACGCAAGCGAGCCGTCGAGGACGCGCTCGACGCCGCCGAGTCCCTCCGCCGCCGCGGCGAACTCCCCGCGTCCGTCTACCGCGACTTCTCCGACGAGTACGAGGCCGAGGAAGCCGCGCTCGAAGACGCCATCGACGAACTCCTCCAGACCAACCCCGAAATCCGGCGTGAACAACAGCTCACGGGCGAACGCCGCATCCTCAAACAGGAGAAATCCGCCGTGATGGACGTGATGCGCGAGGGCATCGTGAGCGACGACGTGGGCGAACAGCTCCTCGAAGAGGTGAACCTCAAACTCAACCGCGTCCGCGACGGCGAAACCACCGTCGGCAGCGACGAGGAGGGGTTCGAGGAGTTCTGGCGCGAACGCGCGGACGACCTCGGCCTCGACGTCCCCGACCGGGGCGAGGATTGA
- a CDS encoding GNAT family N-acetyltransferase, giving the protein MVTVREYDDDTEELWRLKRAFETGLGEGTGGDAKEAAYEAKLTDGYRAEYLSWVADCVAENPRCVQVAVEDGGLVGYVFVLPESLAYIWDSAVLNEVFVAEPYRGTGVADDLMEAALDAARDMDLPLDRIVLDVDSANERAREFYDRYGFSSWGELVARDL; this is encoded by the coding sequence ATGGTCACGGTACGCGAGTACGACGACGACACGGAGGAACTCTGGCGGTTGAAGCGCGCGTTCGAGACCGGACTCGGCGAGGGAACCGGTGGCGACGCGAAGGAGGCGGCGTACGAGGCGAAACTCACCGACGGGTACCGCGCGGAGTACCTGTCCTGGGTCGCGGACTGCGTCGCGGAGAACCCGCGCTGTGTGCAGGTCGCGGTCGAGGACGGTGGGCTCGTCGGGTACGTGTTCGTGCTCCCCGAGTCGCTCGCCTACATCTGGGATTCGGCCGTGCTGAACGAGGTATTCGTCGCTGAACCCTATCGAGGAACGGGCGTTGCGGACGACCTGATGGAGGCCGCGCTGGACGCCGCGCGCGACATGGATCTTCCGCTCGACCGGATAGTGCTGGACGTGGATTCGGCGAACGAGCGCGCGCGGGAGTTCTACGACCGGTACGGGTTCAGTTCCTGGGGAGAGCTGGTTGCGCGCGACCTCTGA
- a CDS encoding transporter, with amino-acid sequence MTRLSIRGVVAGALTYTIGYAFAYATASGDIEDELAVLNFVLGVFGQDAVPTWTAVGWLAYSAMYVPLAYWNTTQNLLADANPLVHLVPGVLLALAGAGVARSGTARTPTAGARAGVTVALGFLPLVVLGAFAFTVTRGDLTVRPDPALAVAAGALYPLVFATAGGALASWLRGRAQPALPRN; translated from the coding sequence GTGACTCGACTCTCCATCCGCGGCGTCGTCGCCGGCGCGCTGACGTACACCATCGGGTACGCGTTCGCGTACGCGACGGCGAGCGGCGATATTGAGGACGAACTCGCGGTGCTGAACTTCGTCCTCGGCGTGTTCGGCCAGGACGCGGTACCGACGTGGACGGCGGTCGGCTGGCTCGCCTACAGCGCGATGTACGTCCCGCTCGCCTACTGGAACACCACGCAGAACCTCCTCGCCGACGCCAACCCCCTCGTCCACCTCGTTCCGGGCGTCCTGCTCGCGCTCGCGGGCGCCGGTGTCGCACGCTCCGGGACGGCACGAACGCCGACTGCGGGTGCGCGCGCCGGCGTCACGGTCGCGCTCGGCTTCCTCCCGCTGGTCGTCCTCGGCGCCTTCGCGTTCACCGTCACGCGCGGCGACCTCACCGTCCGCCCCGACCCCGCGCTCGCCGTTGCCGCGGGCGCGCTCTATCCGCTCGTGTTCGCGACGGCCGGCGGCGCACTCGCCAGCTGGCTCAGAGGTCGCGCGCAACCAGCTCTCCCCAGGAACTGA
- a CDS encoding helix-turn-helix domain-containing protein: protein MDRDARAHLAERIAGEVTLSDDPGATLRKWRTDFGVSQTALADELDISSSVISDYESGRRDSPGIGLVSRLVAGLLDIDEARGGDRIRQYGRVLSAGFESDVVLDLREYATTVPLADLYDAVGATEVAAGDRDRVSGHTVINSIEAITRLSAEDFYRLYGQSTNRVLVFTQVSRGESPLVALRVVNPTPNAVLLHGIDEDDLWEHASALAQRDGFSLAITNQDTEDMLDELREFP, encoded by the coding sequence ATGGACAGGGACGCTCGCGCGCACCTCGCAGAACGCATCGCCGGCGAAGTCACGCTGAGCGACGACCCCGGCGCAACCCTCCGGAAGTGGCGGACGGACTTCGGCGTCTCCCAGACCGCGCTCGCCGACGAACTCGACATCTCTTCGTCCGTCATCTCGGACTACGAGAGCGGCCGCCGCGACTCGCCCGGCATCGGCCTCGTCAGCCGTCTTGTCGCGGGCCTCCTCGACATCGACGAAGCCCGGGGCGGCGACCGCATCCGCCAGTACGGCCGCGTGCTCTCCGCGGGGTTCGAGAGCGACGTGGTGCTCGACCTCCGCGAGTACGCGACCACCGTCCCGCTCGCCGACCTCTACGACGCCGTCGGTGCGACGGAAGTCGCTGCCGGCGACCGCGACCGCGTGAGCGGCCACACCGTCATCAACAGCATCGAGGCCATCACGCGGCTCTCTGCCGAGGACTTCTACCGGCTTTACGGCCAGAGCACGAACCGCGTGCTCGTGTTCACACAGGTCTCTCGGGGCGAATCTCCCTTGGTCGCGCTCCGCGTCGTCAACCCCACGCCGAACGCCGTGCTCCTCCACGGTATCGACGAAGACGACCTCTGGGAGCACGCATCCGCGCTCGCACAGCGCGACGGATTCTCGCTCGCCATCACGAACCAGGACACGGAAGACATGCTGGACGAACTCCGCGAGTTCCCGTAG
- the hmgB gene encoding hydroxymethylglutaryl-CoA synthase: protein MTAVGIDAVEIWTGKLKLDLPETFAPQKGDDPEKYTKGLGLRASSFPDAYEDIVTMASNAAYKLMERKGLEPDDIGRIDVATESAFDNSKPVSTYVAGCLEEVYDEDFHHANKGERKFACISGTQSVDDAYNWIKAGRNRGRGALVVATDTALYARGDAGEATQGAGAVAMYITEDPSLVELSHAQGYGSADETDFLKPNQQFPSVDGKRSVQVYLARMREALEDYESVAGDVELENFEYAPFHTPFPGMVRKAALLAYRHVVRDTEHEDSLADEIGRQPRPGEFEDEESYQEAIREYMDALGDTEQYQDWYGEVIDPTLSISREVGNWYTGSVHIARMSALLEAAEDGTEMAGETLLVGSYGSGAQAEIHAETVADDWKDEIEACDIYDQIDDRYDISFGEYEQVHDRHNHEKRVELEPFTQPEGEFVFDGWGPMNERKYTFVE, encoded by the coding sequence ATGACAGCAGTCGGTATCGACGCGGTCGAAATCTGGACGGGGAAACTGAAGCTCGACCTGCCGGAGACGTTCGCGCCGCAGAAGGGCGACGACCCGGAGAAGTACACGAAGGGACTCGGGCTGCGGGCGTCGAGTTTCCCGGACGCGTACGAGGACATCGTGACGATGGCGTCGAACGCGGCGTACAAGCTGATGGAGCGGAAGGGCCTCGAACCCGACGACATCGGGCGTATCGACGTGGCGACGGAGTCCGCGTTCGACAACTCGAAGCCGGTTTCGACGTACGTCGCTGGCTGCCTCGAAGAGGTGTACGACGAGGACTTCCATCACGCGAACAAGGGCGAGCGGAAGTTCGCGTGTATTTCGGGGACGCAGTCGGTCGACGACGCGTACAACTGGATCAAGGCGGGCCGGAATCGGGGTCGTGGCGCGCTGGTCGTCGCGACGGACACGGCGCTGTACGCGCGCGGCGACGCGGGTGAGGCGACGCAGGGCGCGGGCGCGGTGGCGATGTACATCACGGAAGACCCGAGCCTCGTCGAACTCAGTCACGCGCAAGGCTACGGGTCGGCGGACGAGACGGACTTCCTCAAGCCGAACCAGCAGTTCCCGAGCGTGGACGGAAAGCGCTCGGTGCAGGTGTATCTCGCGCGGATGCGCGAAGCCCTCGAAGACTACGAGTCCGTCGCGGGCGACGTGGAGCTGGAGAACTTCGAGTACGCGCCGTTCCACACGCCGTTCCCGGGGATGGTGCGGAAAGCCGCGCTGCTCGCGTACCGCCACGTCGTCCGGGACACGGAGCACGAGGACTCGCTCGCGGACGAGATCGGCCGCCAGCCGCGTCCCGGCGAGTTCGAGGACGAGGAATCCTACCAGGAGGCGATTCGGGAGTACATGGACGCGCTCGGGGACACCGAGCAGTACCAGGACTGGTATGGCGAGGTCATCGACCCGACGCTCTCCATCAGCCGCGAAGTCGGGAACTGGTACACCGGATCCGTGCACATCGCGCGGATGAGCGCGCTCCTCGAAGCCGCCGAGGACGGCACGGAGATGGCGGGCGAAACCCTCCTCGTGGGCTCGTACGGTTCGGGCGCGCAGGCCGAGATTCACGCCGAGACCGTGGCCGACGACTGGAAGGACGAGATCGAGGCGTGCGACATCTACGACCAGATAGACGACCGCTACGACATCTCCTTCGGCGAGTACGAGCAGGTGCACGACCGCCACAACCACGAGAAGCGCGTGGAACTGGAGCCGTTCACGCAGCCCGAGGGCGAGTTCGTGTTCGACGGCTGGGGGCCGATGAACGAGCGGAAGTACACGTTCGTCGAGTAG
- the gcvPA gene encoding aminomethyl-transferring glycine dehydrogenase subunit GcvPA, with protein sequence MSGAGGSPYAPHTPDETAEMLAAVDADSVEDLFDIPESVRFTDEYGLDARTEQETRREIGALLARNDDLTEFLGRGHYDHYVPSLVDTISQRSEFITSYTQYQPEITQGFLQVLFEYQSLLVELTGLEIANCSMYDAATALAEAALLAKRVRQADGTRVLLPENTREERVSVVENYVAGNDLTVETYPTEDGMVDLDALRETVDDDTLFVYAENPSTEGVIEVSLNEIGAVADDHDALFCLGSDPVALSLLQRPADVGADVVVGDAAVLGMPTSYGMGLGLFACREDFLRQVPGRLVGASEDAAGKRAYTLTLQTREQHIRRERATSNICTNQAWVALRTAIHAAQLGPGGLVDLAEQMVELPRELAGELDDVRGVRAPVNDGHHFREFVAHTDQPAPAVAADLEAEGFAVHAVGDHELQVCVTDANEPAIPDLVAAFEEVA encoded by the coding sequence ATGAGCGGCGCGGGAGGGAGCCCGTACGCGCCCCACACGCCCGACGAGACGGCGGAGATGCTCGCGGCCGTCGACGCTGACTCCGTCGAGGACCTCTTCGACATCCCCGAGTCGGTTCGGTTCACGGACGAGTACGGTCTCGACGCCCGGACGGAACAGGAGACGCGACGCGAAATCGGGGCGTTGCTCGCGCGCAACGACGACCTGACGGAGTTCCTCGGGCGCGGGCACTACGACCACTACGTCCCCTCGCTGGTGGACACCATCAGCCAGCGCTCCGAGTTCATCACCTCGTACACGCAGTACCAGCCCGAAATCACGCAGGGCTTCCTGCAGGTGCTGTTCGAGTACCAGAGCCTCCTCGTCGAACTCACGGGCCTCGAAATCGCGAACTGCTCGATGTACGACGCCGCGACCGCGCTCGCTGAAGCCGCGTTGCTCGCGAAGCGCGTCCGGCAGGCGGACGGCACGCGCGTCCTCCTCCCCGAGAACACCCGCGAGGAGCGCGTGAGCGTCGTCGAGAACTACGTCGCCGGCAACGACCTCACCGTCGAGACCTACCCCACGGAGGACGGCATGGTCGACCTCGACGCGCTCCGCGAGACCGTGGACGACGACACCCTGTTCGTGTACGCCGAGAACCCCAGCACCGAGGGCGTCATCGAAGTGTCGCTGAACGAGATCGGCGCGGTCGCGGACGACCACGACGCTCTGTTCTGCCTCGGCTCTGACCCGGTCGCGCTCAGCCTCCTCCAGCGCCCTGCGGACGTGGGTGCGGACGTGGTCGTCGGGGACGCCGCCGTCCTCGGGATGCCCACGAGCTACGGCATGGGGCTCGGCCTGTTCGCCTGCCGGGAGGACTTCCTCCGGCAGGTCCCCGGCCGCCTCGTGGGCGCGAGCGAGGACGCGGCGGGCAAGCGCGCGTACACGCTGACGCTCCAGACGCGCGAGCAACACATCCGCCGCGAGCGCGCGACCTCCAACATCTGCACGAACCAGGCGTGGGTCGCGCTCCGCACCGCGATTCACGCCGCCCAACTCGGCCCCGGGGGGCTCGTCGACCTCGCAGAACAGATGGTCGAACTCCCCCGCGAGCTGGCCGGCGAACTCGACGACGTGCGGGGCGTCCGCGCGCCCGTCAACGACGGCCACCACTTCCGCGAGTTCGTCGCGCACACCGACCAGCCCGCGCCCGCCGTCGCCGCCGACCTCGAAGCCGAGGGGTTCGCCGTGCACGCCGTCGGCGACCACGAACTCCAGGTGTGCGTGACCGACGCGAACGAGCCCGCGATTCCCGACCTCGTCGCGGCGTTCGAGGAGGTGGCCTGA